A region of the Haematobia irritans isolate KBUSLIRL chromosome 5, ASM5000362v1, whole genome shotgun sequence genome:
tacggtcattcaaaatcattttggggatttttttgatgttttcgtcggtaaccacctctttcgggcgtccacttaacatgcgggcaatttgaaattaggaacgtactggaccgcgtgttagaattgatttccagcagaaggaattcacaaaatatccattttaaactgataatagcatatgaattaaactggcgatgtgatgcacattttcatccagaagttgttgatttcaacaatttgttgtttttaacaattttaatttgttgcacttgtaatgtttctggaaactttttcttgtcgataagccactcatttttcattggtcagcttcttattgttagcaagaatgtagcatccaaagattttagttttctgcaaagagatttaaatttagtgacttctctaaagtgttgatttaatttttatattgacgtaccaattattataaactatttgtagcagttccagttaattgtccaccattttttcatcggcaagatttttaatgttttcaagaacgtagaatccataattttagtttcctgcaaagagatatacatttagagacttccttaaagttttattttcacttacctatttttataaactatttggttatttgtctaaaattttccatttttttatttcttgcaattgaccacgaacttcgttgcacaaataagttttgaacaccacatggttttttcgttgcattttaggttaGTGTTTGGCCAAAGTttactcatattatcttcaacgccttttcaaagatttcgtcaacattttggcaaattggaagtaattcgcaaacaatttgaagatgtattgaagatgagctattcaagatgaatttatgttgaaaattatatttaccctcaaactgaaaagttgttgcatttgaaaaacgctcatcctgtgtttattggaaaaaatatctgaaaaacaatcactttattccatttggaaagtcaaattgCGTTGGGAAGCTATGTTTTATACTACAGAAccatttattataatatagcaTTTCTGATGAAAACTTTTAATAATAACGTTGACAACACTGTTAAAGTCGAATGGTTGCAAAAAATCGGCACATGGAAAATTGTTATGAAAAGGAATGATATACAAAAAGAGAATCAAAAGAAGGGAAAAACTAGTGTTGCCATTACagtcgatgaaattttgacgtttTTGGGAGATTTTGTGCGAAAATTGTGCGGAATTCCACAAACCAAAATTGCTGGCAACAGTGAGTGTAACACATATTTctcgaatattttttatagttgaaatccgaaaacaacaaaaactattggcaaattgaattgcaaaatttttctgctGTGAATTAATAACATGACAGCACCACGTCGTTTACGCAAGGAACTAACAGATTTGCAGCAATGTCAATTGAAATCCTTTCGTGAAATTAACACCGACGATGATAACCTCTTGCGTTGGACGGGTCTCATTGTTCCCGACAACCCACCCTATAACAAGGGAGCTTTTCGCATCGAAATCAACTTTCCGGCCGAGTATCCCTTCAAGCCGCCAAAGatcaatttcaaaacaaaaatctatcaccCCAACATAGATGAAAAGGGCCAAGTATGCCTGCCCATCATCAGCACGGAAAATTGGAAACCTGCCACACGTACAGATCAAGTTATACAGGCTTTAATAGCTCTCATTAATGATCCGGAGCCGGAACATcctctacgttccgatttggccGAAGAATTTCTGAGGGATCGAAAGAAATTCATGAAAAATGCTGAAGACTTTACACGGAAGAACAGTGAGAAGAGACCAGCTGATTAATGTTGAACCAGAAACTTGAAGTGACAAAGAaatgaaacaaacaaataaaaaaattaattacttaGAAAAAAGACTTCATAAGAAAATGCAAGTAACAAAACCacacaagaaaaacaaaacatttgcaaataaaatgtaaGCTAGCTTTGTCCTTGGATGTGAGTGTATGTCTCACCAACCCTCTTCAGTCAgtccaattattattatttgttttagaAATCAATACTGATTAAGAGAATGCTAAGAAACAAAATCATCGTCATCATTTACTTAGTCCCCCCTCCTTCTCATGGAATACAACTACCAAGCCTCGTATGgtttcttttgc
Encoded here:
- the Ubc10 gene encoding ubiquitin conjugating enzyme 10, which encodes MTAPRRLRKELTDLQQCQLKSFREINTDDDNLLRWTGLIVPDNPPYNKGAFRIEINFPAEYPFKPPKINFKTKIYHPNIDEKGQVCLPIISTENWKPATRTDQVIQALIALINDPEPEHPLRSDLAEEFLRDRKKFMKNAEDFTRKNSEKRPAD